One Streptomyces drozdowiczii DNA segment encodes these proteins:
- the soxR gene encoding redox-sensitive transcriptional activator SoxR, whose product MLVDPNDLLTIGDVARRTGVSASALHFYERKGLIFSDRDSTNQRRYPRHMLRRISLIVVAKRLGIRLSDVAAVFSTLPSHHAPTRKDWQRLSLAWKQQLEERRRAIESLEAELTGCIGCGCLSMKACLLLNPDDALSPQGPGPVRLHIALHRTDESDQLPIVVVKCNRSNVRLGKQRSGTRAGVLLNAKSGSEVRRTVPGRAGRDSGRVTSAGQVGCRFTPWRTVTDHRGFWHHRSTYAKQQATRPQTIGYSLVDSPVGLLAWILDKFAEWTDTGDSPFETVSIDRILDDVTLYWLTRTGASAARIYYESHGGVNALDPDLRVDVPSAITIYPSDIEKCPRPWAQQRYQQIVRWTTPEAGGHFPSLEVPEYFVKDLRAGMRGGTDRQRPMSMQTNP is encoded by the coding sequence GTGCTCGTCGACCCGAACGACCTTCTCACCATCGGTGACGTGGCCCGGCGCACCGGCGTATCCGCGTCCGCCCTGCACTTCTACGAACGCAAAGGGCTGATCTTCTCCGACCGGGACAGCACCAACCAACGTCGCTATCCCCGCCATATGCTCCGCCGCATCTCGCTGATCGTCGTGGCCAAGCGCCTCGGCATTCGGCTCAGCGACGTAGCAGCGGTCTTCAGCACACTCCCCAGCCACCACGCGCCCACGCGCAAGGACTGGCAACGCCTCTCCTTGGCGTGGAAGCAACAACTGGAAGAGAGACGTCGGGCGATCGAATCTCTCGAGGCCGAACTGACCGGATGCATCGGGTGCGGCTGTCTGTCCATGAAGGCGTGCCTCCTCCTCAACCCCGACGACGCACTCAGCCCGCAAGGACCTGGGCCCGTACGCCTCCACATCGCATTGCACCGGACTGATGAAAGCGACCAATTGCCGATCGTCGTCGTCAAGTGCAACCGGAGTAACGTGCGGCTGGGAAAGCAGCGGTCAGGGACGCGTGCCGGGGTGCTCCTCAACGCCAAAAGCGGCTCGGAAGTCCGTCGGACGGTCCCTGGACGAGCTGGACGCGATTCGGGTCGAGTGACATCGGCTGGGCAGGTCGGGTGCCGTTTCACTCCGTGGAGAACCGTGACAGACCACCGCGGCTTCTGGCACCACCGCTCGACGTACGCGAAACAGCAGGCGACCCGACCGCAGACCATCGGCTACTCGCTCGTCGACTCACCGGTCGGACTCCTCGCCTGGATCCTCGACAAGTTCGCCGAATGGACGGACACCGGCGACAGCCCGTTCGAAACGGTCTCCATCGACCGAATCCTTGACGACGTCACCCTGTACTGGCTGACGCGGACCGGCGCGTCGGCAGCCCGCATCTACTACGAGAGCCACGGCGGCGTCAACGCCCTCGACCCCGACCTCCGCGTCGACGTCCCGTCAGCCATCACCATCTACCCCAGCGACATCGAGAAGTGCCCACGGCCCTGGGCACAGCAGCGGTACCAGCAGATCGTCCGATGGACGACTCCCGAAGCCGGCGGCCATTTCCCGTCGCTGGAAGTGCCCGAATACTTCGTCAAAGACCTGCGAGCAGGCATGAGGGGCGGTACTGACCGCCAACGGCCGATGAGCATGCAAACGAACCCCTGA
- a CDS encoding FG-GAP repeat domain-containing protein encodes MGYGYDVYNQLVAVGDTDGDGHADFMARKENGDTYSYRSTGAGTFAPRVFDKTGWEEAVLFAGAGGNPDYGKHELLAITNAGLFWWYQFKNNGELAKRSTHSPDGEPSGADIGTTLYAGSFSNDGEPAQVHVYQGQLWVGGNFIGRGWDAYDNLTAPGDLSGDGKADLLARDAKGDLYLYEGNGLGTAFAPKAKVGYGYDTYTKIVGGGDLSGDGIADVVAVAKNGTLYLYEGTGNGSVPLKARKVIGTGFDIYNKFAAPGDLNGDGKADLIGVNGYGDLYRYTSTGTGSISPRVQIGDNWNIYRAIS; translated from the coding sequence GTGGGTTACGGATACGACGTCTACAACCAGCTCGTCGCCGTCGGTGACACGGACGGCGACGGTCACGCCGACTTCATGGCCCGCAAGGAGAACGGCGACACGTACTCCTACCGGTCGACGGGGGCCGGGACGTTCGCACCACGCGTCTTCGACAAGACAGGGTGGGAGGAGGCGGTCCTGTTCGCCGGCGCGGGCGGCAATCCGGACTACGGCAAGCACGAACTGCTGGCCATCACCAATGCCGGCCTGTTCTGGTGGTACCAGTTCAAGAACAACGGCGAGCTGGCCAAGCGCTCCACCCACTCACCGGACGGCGAGCCCAGCGGCGCGGACATAGGAACGACCCTGTACGCCGGGTCGTTCAGCAACGATGGCGAGCCCGCCCAGGTCCATGTCTACCAGGGCCAGTTGTGGGTCGGCGGCAACTTCATCGGCCGCGGCTGGGACGCCTACGACAACCTGACCGCTCCGGGCGACCTGAGCGGAGACGGCAAGGCCGACCTGCTCGCACGCGACGCCAAGGGCGACCTGTATCTGTACGAGGGCAACGGTCTCGGCACTGCGTTCGCGCCCAAGGCCAAGGTCGGGTACGGGTACGACACGTACACCAAGATCGTCGGCGGCGGAGACCTCAGCGGTGACGGGATCGCCGACGTTGTGGCCGTCGCCAAAAACGGCACCCTCTACCTGTACGAGGGCACGGGCAACGGCTCCGTACCGCTCAAGGCCCGCAAGGTGATCGGCACGGGGTTCGACATCTACAACAAGTTCGCCGCGCCGGGCGACCTCAACGGTGACGGCAAGGCAGACCTGATCGGCGTCAACGGCTACGGTGACCTGTACCGCTACACCTCCACCGGCACGGGCTCGATCAGCCCGCGGGTGCAGATCGGCGACAACTGGAACATCTACAGGGCGATCTCCTGA
- a CDS encoding MFS transporter: MDAVTEAMTSSPSPQRPSPLTLPAVLTGVVLVAMSISGTAVALPSMGRELDASGSALNWVVAGYNLAFAAMTLVAGSTADQVGRRRTFVASAVVFSCGFLITAVSPSVLFTDVSRIVSGAGGAGIMAAGGAVLAASYEGTSRNRAFALMGTMAGVGIAVGPTLSGLLVSATGWRGSFVVFAALGMLITVGATRMHESRAATARADWAGSFLFVAALCLLMFALLEAPSLGWTDGAVVATAIAGVAVLAVFGVVQRRSSHPVLEPALLTNRGFIGWSLATLTTSVGFLGLLVFLPTYLQVAARLTPAVTGAAMLLLTAPVLVTPLAAVALVNKGVPARRLIVLALVMVTLGNLCLVTLSPDNTMLGATGPLLAIGTGMGISFGIADGQAMRLVPAESVGLAAGFLNTLRGTAETMVIAAFGAALVGFVGNRLGSDQRAASVSAGQLSDTHRHVELTALTWSWCMTQLGIGLLCLLLTVTVVVLIRHHGQRRQDV; this comes from the coding sequence ATGGATGCCGTCACAGAGGCGATGACCTCTTCTCCTTCGCCGCAGCGTCCATCGCCCTTGACGCTCCCGGCGGTACTGACAGGTGTCGTCCTGGTCGCCATGTCCATCTCCGGGACTGCGGTGGCGCTGCCCAGCATGGGCCGGGAACTGGATGCCTCCGGCTCGGCCCTGAACTGGGTCGTGGCCGGATACAACCTGGCCTTCGCGGCGATGACTCTCGTGGCTGGTTCGACTGCGGACCAGGTGGGGCGACGCCGAACATTCGTCGCCTCGGCGGTCGTCTTCTCCTGCGGGTTCCTGATTACCGCGGTGAGTCCCTCGGTCCTCTTCACCGACGTGTCGCGCATCGTCTCCGGGGCGGGCGGCGCCGGCATCATGGCCGCCGGAGGCGCGGTCCTCGCCGCCTCATACGAAGGAACCTCACGCAATCGCGCCTTCGCGCTCATGGGCACCATGGCGGGAGTCGGCATCGCAGTCGGCCCCACCCTGTCCGGCCTGCTGGTCTCCGCGACGGGCTGGCGTGGGAGTTTCGTGGTATTCGCTGCCCTGGGCATGCTGATCACAGTGGGTGCGACCCGGATGCACGAGTCCCGGGCCGCCACCGCACGAGCCGACTGGGCCGGCAGTTTCCTTTTCGTCGCCGCTCTCTGTCTCCTCATGTTCGCCCTGCTGGAGGCACCGTCCCTGGGCTGGACCGATGGCGCCGTTGTCGCTACGGCCATTGCAGGGGTCGCAGTGCTCGCCGTCTTCGGAGTTGTGCAGCGGCGCAGCAGCCACCCCGTCCTTGAGCCGGCGCTGCTCACCAACCGCGGCTTCATCGGATGGAGCCTGGCCACCTTGACGACTTCGGTCGGGTTTCTCGGCCTTCTGGTCTTCCTGCCGACTTATCTCCAGGTGGCCGCGCGTCTCACCCCGGCGGTGACAGGCGCCGCGATGCTGCTGCTTACTGCCCCCGTCCTGGTCACGCCATTGGCCGCGGTGGCACTGGTCAACAAGGGAGTCCCAGCACGTCGGCTGATCGTGCTCGCACTCGTGATGGTCACCCTCGGAAATCTCTGTCTCGTCACACTCAGCCCGGACAACACGATGCTGGGCGCTACCGGCCCGCTCCTGGCCATAGGGACCGGTATGGGCATTTCCTTCGGGATCGCCGACGGACAGGCGATGCGGCTCGTACCGGCCGAGTCCGTCGGTCTGGCTGCCGGCTTCCTCAATACGCTGCGCGGAACTGCTGAGACCATGGTCATCGCCGCGTTCGGGGCCGCGCTAGTCGGGTTCGTCGGCAACCGCCTGGGCAGCGACCAGCGAGCGGCATCGGTGAGCGCCGGGCAACTCTCCGACACCCACCGACACGTCGAACTCACCGCCCTCACCTGGTCGTGGTGCATGACGCAACTAGGCATCGGGCTGCTCTGCCTGCTCCTGACCGTGACGGTTGTGGTACTCATCCGCCACCATGGCCAGCGTCGCCAGGACGTCTGA